The Apibacter raozihei genome contains a region encoding:
- a CDS encoding MFS transporter produces MERSDNEFLVHNESVDKAKKNSKRFNRIEFCIFLSGICVFAQLYIFQPMLSLVGGEFIVSPAKSSWTVSSSTMGMAIGLFFLAFKADSISRKNVMVFSLIISSLLTILSGFVFNFSLLIILNLIKGIVLAGVSSVALAYLSEEVDIKTLGFAISMYLSGNTTGGMCGRVIAGLLSGWIGWRDTVVIMGIFTLILGILFAILFPDSRFFNPKNTSVNEKLKLMKSFLNDRMMIRLYLVAGLLMGSFIALYNYLGIHLERPPFSLPHYLIAFIFLMYVTGVIGSITIGKWSDAHPPYKLIRIPGSLIIVGLLLMLPNNLVFIIIGLGLFTFSFFATHTLASRMVSQHAKEGKSTATSIYWLFYYVGSSIIGTGTGIIYAQKGWDYFVFTLLGLTVVSFLLSIKLIKKSATH; encoded by the coding sequence ATGGAAAGATCCGATAATGAATTTTTGGTGCACAACGAATCTGTAGATAAAGCAAAGAAGAACAGTAAAAGATTTAACAGGATCGAGTTTTGCATTTTTCTTTCAGGAATATGTGTTTTTGCACAATTGTATATTTTTCAGCCTATGCTTTCATTAGTCGGAGGAGAGTTTATAGTCTCACCGGCGAAAAGTAGCTGGACAGTATCATCCTCTACAATGGGAATGGCAATTGGCTTGTTTTTCCTAGCATTCAAAGCAGATTCAATATCTAGAAAAAATGTAATGGTATTTTCTCTTATTATTTCCTCATTGTTGACTATTTTATCTGGTTTTGTTTTTAATTTTTCATTATTGATTATTCTGAATTTAATAAAAGGAATAGTTTTAGCGGGTGTTTCCTCAGTAGCATTAGCTTATTTATCAGAAGAGGTGGATATTAAAACATTAGGATTTGCGATAAGTATGTACCTAAGTGGGAATACTACAGGAGGTATGTGCGGTAGGGTAATTGCAGGTCTTTTATCCGGATGGATAGGCTGGAGAGATACAGTGGTTATTATGGGAATTTTTACATTAATTTTAGGAATTCTATTCGCAATTTTATTTCCGGATTCGCGTTTTTTTAATCCAAAAAATACATCCGTAAATGAAAAACTAAAATTAATGAAAAGTTTTCTGAACGATCGAATGATGATTCGTTTATATTTGGTAGCAGGATTGTTAATGGGAAGTTTTATTGCTTTATACAATTACCTGGGTATACATTTAGAAAGACCTCCATTCTCCCTGCCGCATTACCTGATAGCCTTTATTTTCCTAATGTATGTTACAGGCGTTATAGGTTCTATAACTATTGGGAAATGGTCAGATGCACATCCCCCTTACAAGCTGATAAGAATTCCGGGCTCATTAATAATAGTAGGATTATTATTGATGCTACCGAACAATTTAGTATTTATAATCATAGGTTTAGGACTTTTTACCTTTAGTTTTTTTGCTACACATACTTTAGCCAGTCGTATGGTATCACAACATGCCAAAGAAGGGAAAAGTACAGCAACCTCCATATATTGGTTATTTTATTATGTGGGTTCTAGTATTATTGGTACAGGAACAGGTATTATTTATGCGCAGAAAGGTTGGGATTATTTTGTTTTTACCTTATTAGGATTGACTGTTGTTTCATTTCTTCTTTCCATAAAATTGATAAAAAAATCTGCAACACATTAA
- a CDS encoding MFS transporter, with the protein MIISGVKKNLTNQDYRILGLSALGGALEFYDFIIYVFFAKQIEMLFFPPEIPRWLSQVQTYGIFAAGYLARPFGGIIMAHFGDRLGRKKMFAFSIFLMSAPTLLIGFLPPFHTAGILAPFLLLFMRICQGAAVGGEIPGAWVFVSEHVPTQKIGLACGILTGGLTLGILLGSLVSTLINTFYSASEVLSYGWRLAFILGGIFGLISMFLRRWLKETPIFSEMAKRKKLDKNVPVKTVISKHKHSVIVCMLLTWVLSAGIMVVILLAPSYLQSVYKFPVIISQEANSIAIAGVTLGCILSGLAADKIGFSKTLIAGSLFCIVSTYIFYTTLSSHPELLFLTYGLAGLGVGVVGCFAFYMVRSFPVEIRYSGVSFSFNIAYAFAGGLTPLLISLLTNFVSVLAPAYYVIVLFSIGLLLGIYLLRIEKK; encoded by the coding sequence ATGATAATTTCCGGAGTAAAAAAAAACTTAACAAACCAAGACTATAGAATACTAGGTTTATCAGCGCTAGGTGGCGCTCTTGAGTTTTATGATTTTATTATATATGTATTTTTTGCCAAACAAATTGAAATGCTGTTTTTTCCTCCGGAAATACCGAGGTGGCTTTCTCAGGTGCAAACTTATGGGATTTTTGCTGCCGGCTACTTGGCACGTCCTTTTGGAGGAATTATCATGGCACATTTCGGAGATCGATTGGGTAGAAAAAAAATGTTCGCCTTTAGTATATTTTTAATGTCGGCACCTACGTTACTCATCGGTTTTTTACCTCCTTTTCATACAGCAGGAATTTTAGCTCCATTCTTACTATTATTTATGCGGATTTGTCAGGGTGCTGCCGTTGGTGGTGAAATTCCAGGTGCCTGGGTATTTGTTTCGGAACACGTACCTACTCAGAAAATAGGCCTGGCTTGTGGAATTTTAACGGGAGGCTTAACATTAGGTATTCTTTTAGGTTCTTTAGTTTCTACTTTGATCAACACTTTTTATTCAGCTTCAGAAGTTTTATCTTATGGATGGAGGCTTGCTTTCATATTGGGTGGTATTTTCGGATTAATTTCTATGTTCCTCCGGAGATGGTTAAAAGAAACTCCTATATTTTCGGAAATGGCAAAAAGAAAAAAACTGGATAAAAATGTTCCAGTTAAAACGGTCATTTCTAAACATAAACATTCAGTAATAGTATGTATGCTTTTAACCTGGGTGTTATCGGCAGGTATAATGGTTGTGATATTACTAGCTCCTAGTTATTTACAATCTGTATATAAATTTCCTGTTATTATTTCTCAAGAAGCAAACAGCATAGCTATTGCCGGGGTTACCCTAGGCTGTATTCTTTCAGGATTAGCTGCAGATAAGATTGGCTTTAGCAAAACTCTTATTGCGGGTTCTTTATTTTGCATTGTTAGTACCTATATATTTTATACTACTTTGTCTTCACACCCAGAACTACTTTTTCTAACTTATGGCCTGGCTGGTTTGGGCGTAGGAGTTGTAGGTTGTTTTGCCTTTTATATGGTCAGAAGTTTTCCGGTTGAGATACGATATTCAGGAGTTTCATTTTCATTTAATATTGCCTATGCTTTTGCCGGCGGTCTTACTCCTTTATTAATTTCTCTTCTTACAAATTTTGTAAGTGTACTGGCCCCTGCATATTATGTTATAGTTCTATTCTCCATCGGTTTGCTTTTAGGAATATATTTATTACGGATTGAAAAAAAATAA
- the putP gene encoding sodium/proline symporter PutP, producing MNVYELISIGAYFLLMLAIGFYAYKKATSNTEEFLLGGRKMGAAVTALSAGAADMSGWLLMGLPGAMYMVGLSASWIAVGLTIGAFLNYIFVAPRLRVYTEVAKNSITLPVFFENRFNDKSKILKIISSILILVFFTLYTSTGMVAGGRLFESSFGIDYNIGLIVTSLVVVIYTFLGGFLAVSLTDFVQGAIMVLALVVVPTVAIIVLGGPIETIHEIEAKGPDYLNLFSNISVVGIFSLLAWGLGYCGQPHILVRFMAIDSVKDLIKATGIGIGWMIFTVGGALLVGLIGIAYIGKFDSAVMIEFDSSKEKAETIFIYFTRVLFHPLITGFLLSAILAAVMSTISSQLLVTSSSVTEDIYKAFINKKPSEKEALLVSRLAVLGVAIIALLLSLTPKDSILNLVGNAWAGFGSAFGPVIILCLYWKRMTVAGAVAGMLSGGITVLVWTYAGLYNSTGIYEMIPAFSLSFLMIIIFSLLTKKPEQEVIDTFDKMKKEMDENYRL from the coding sequence ATGAATGTATACGAACTAATTTCTATTGGTGCTTATTTTCTCTTAATGTTAGCGATAGGTTTTTATGCCTATAAAAAAGCAACCAGCAATACCGAGGAGTTCCTTTTGGGAGGAAGAAAAATGGGGGCAGCCGTAACAGCTTTATCAGCTGGGGCAGCCGATATGAGCGGATGGTTATTGATGGGATTGCCAGGAGCTATGTATATGGTAGGTTTATCTGCTTCATGGATAGCTGTAGGTTTGACTATTGGAGCTTTTTTAAATTATATTTTTGTAGCTCCACGCTTACGTGTATATACTGAAGTAGCTAAAAACTCAATTACACTGCCTGTATTTTTTGAAAACCGTTTTAATGATAAGTCTAAAATTCTTAAAATTATTTCTTCCATTTTAATATTGGTATTTTTTACCTTATACACCTCAACGGGAATGGTAGCTGGAGGAAGGTTATTTGAATCTTCATTTGGTATAGATTATAATATAGGACTAATAGTAACCAGCTTGGTTGTAGTAATATATACTTTTTTAGGTGGCTTTCTTGCCGTGAGTCTTACGGATTTTGTTCAGGGAGCTATTATGGTTTTGGCCTTAGTAGTTGTACCAACTGTAGCTATAATAGTTTTAGGCGGACCTATTGAAACTATACATGAAATAGAAGCAAAAGGTCCTGATTATTTAAACTTATTTTCAAATATTTCTGTAGTTGGTATTTTTTCATTATTAGCATGGGGATTAGGTTATTGCGGACAACCGCACATTTTAGTTCGCTTTATGGCTATTGATTCAGTAAAAGATTTGATAAAAGCTACAGGGATAGGGATAGGATGGATGATCTTTACTGTTGGTGGAGCTTTATTAGTAGGATTAATTGGGATTGCTTATATAGGTAAATTTGATTCTGCAGTTATGATTGAATTTGATTCTTCTAAAGAAAAAGCAGAAACTATCTTTATCTATTTTACAAGGGTATTATTTCATCCGTTAATTACAGGGTTTCTCCTCTCTGCCATCTTAGCTGCTGTTATGAGTACAATTTCTTCTCAGCTGTTGGTTACTTCCAGCTCTGTAACTGAAGATATTTATAAAGCATTTATAAATAAAAAGCCATCCGAGAAAGAGGCTCTTTTGGTAAGTCGTCTTGCTGTATTAGGGGTAGCTATTATTGCATTATTATTATCCTTAACACCCAAAGACAGTATTCTTAATCTGGTAGGGAATGCATGGGCTGGTTTTGGTTCAGCATTTGGGCCGGTAATTATTTTATGTTTGTATTGGAAACGAATGACGGTTGCTGGAGCTGTTGCTGGTATGTTATCCGGAGGTATAACAGTATTAGTCTGGACGTATGCAGGATTATATAACAGTACTGGAATTTATGAGATGATACCTGCATTCTCATTATCTTTCCTGATGATTATTATTTTTAGTCTTCTTACAAAAAAACCAGAGCAGGAAGTTATAGATACATTTGATAAAATGAAAAAAGAAATGGACGAAAATTATAGATTATAA
- a CDS encoding NUDIX hydrolase, translating to MEKRGKYIYEYPRPAVTADCVIFGFDEGELKILLIERAIEPFLGKWALPGGFIDMNEDADDCARRILKQETLLENIFMEQLYTFTKVERDPRFRVISIGYYALVKLSDYKAEAGLFTSKVQWFPVSEIPELAFDHKTIVDSAKERLKGKIKYKPIGFELLPEKFTMPDLHKLYETVLQTELDRRNFRKKILSTHLLIDQNELVSGSPHRAAKVYSFDKNKYEELSKNGFYFEI from the coding sequence ATGGAAAAAAGAGGCAAGTATATTTATGAATATCCCCGTCCTGCAGTTACCGCAGATTGTGTAATTTTCGGATTTGATGAGGGAGAATTAAAAATCTTACTGATTGAAAGAGCCATCGAGCCATTTTTAGGTAAGTGGGCATTGCCCGGAGGGTTTATTGATATGAATGAGGATGCTGATGATTGTGCCAGAAGAATATTAAAACAAGAAACTTTGTTGGAAAATATTTTTATGGAACAGTTGTATACATTTACAAAAGTTGAGAGAGATCCCAGGTTTAGGGTGATTAGTATTGGGTATTATGCATTAGTTAAGCTATCAGACTATAAGGCAGAAGCTGGTTTATTTACCTCAAAAGTTCAATGGTTTCCGGTTTCTGAAATTCCCGAGTTGGCCTTTGATCATAAAACGATTGTTGACTCTGCAAAAGAAAGGTTAAAAGGTAAAATAAAGTACAAACCTATAGGATTCGAATTATTACCGGAAAAATTCACAATGCCTGATTTACATAAATTATATGAAACAGTTCTTCAAACAGAATTGGATAGAAGAAATTTTCGAAAAAAAATATTGAGTACTCATTTACTTATAGATCAAAATGAGTTAGTGAGTGGCTCTCCCCATAGAGCAGCAAAAGTATATAGCTTTGATAAAAATAAATATGAAGAATTATCTAAAAATGGATTTTATTTTGAAATTTAA
- a CDS encoding NADAR family protein, with protein sequence MKHTTYNIQWLLNTVEKKEKVKYLFFWGHAPSKDGTITKSCFSQWWKSKFMVNGVSYASAEHWMMAKKAELFYDKEILEKILIAKSPAEAKKLGRKVRNFDPVIWEKNSFDLVCEGNFYKFSQHEELKEFLVNTKDRVLVEASSVDKIWGIGMAQDNDSAENPRLWKGKNLLGFALMEVRERLK encoded by the coding sequence ATGAAACACACTACCTATAACATACAATGGTTGCTCAATACAGTTGAAAAAAAGGAAAAAGTTAAATATCTTTTCTTTTGGGGACATGCACCTTCAAAAGACGGTACAATAACAAAATCATGTTTCAGCCAGTGGTGGAAAAGTAAATTTATGGTTAACGGAGTTAGCTATGCTTCCGCAGAACACTGGATGATGGCAAAAAAAGCCGAGCTTTTTTATGATAAAGAAATACTTGAAAAAATTCTGATTGCGAAATCTCCGGCTGAAGCTAAAAAGTTAGGAAGAAAAGTTAGAAATTTTGATCCTGTTATATGGGAAAAAAATAGCTTTGATTTAGTTTGTGAAGGAAATTTTTACAAATTTTCTCAACATGAAGAGCTGAAAGAATTTTTAGTGAATACTAAAGATAGAGTATTGGTGGAAGCTAGTTCGGTAGATAAAATATGGGGAATAGGTATGGCGCAGGATAATGATTCAGCTGAAAATCCAAGATTATGGAAGGGAAAGAACCTATTAGGATTTGCCCTTATGGAAGTGAGAGAACGTTTAAAATAA
- a CDS encoding SIR2 family NAD-dependent protein deacylase: MKNLVVLTGAGISAESGISTYRDLDGLWGNYNPKEVASIKSWEREPQKMLDFYNLCRNKLKDIQPNKAHKLVKDLENTLSVQVITQNVDDLHEKAGSTNVLHLHGKLTEMRSEKNPDLVSIFDKDLVIGDLASDGFQLRPNVVWFGEEVPMIEEAKKKVESADILLIVGTSLQVYPAAFLVFYARKGIPVYLIDPNPEEETLESVNYIRKSASEGMKEFLEHVLKTVI, translated from the coding sequence GTGAAAAATTTAGTTGTATTGACAGGAGCTGGTATCAGCGCGGAAAGTGGGATTAGTACTTACAGAGATCTAGATGGATTATGGGGAAATTATAACCCAAAAGAAGTAGCTTCAATTAAAAGTTGGGAAAGGGAACCGCAAAAAATGTTGGATTTTTATAACTTATGTAGAAATAAATTGAAAGACATACAACCCAACAAGGCACATAAGTTGGTCAAAGATTTAGAAAATACATTGAGTGTTCAAGTTATTACACAAAATGTAGACGATTTACATGAAAAAGCCGGTTCAACAAACGTGCTACACCTTCACGGGAAACTAACAGAAATGAGAAGTGAAAAAAATCCTGATTTAGTGTCAATATTTGATAAAGATTTAGTTATAGGTGATTTAGCATCCGATGGCTTTCAGTTGCGTCCTAACGTAGTCTGGTTTGGTGAAGAAGTACCCATGATTGAAGAGGCAAAGAAAAAAGTTGAAAGTGCTGATATTTTACTTATAGTAGGAACTTCCCTACAGGTCTATCCGGCTGCTTTTCTTGTTTTTTATGCACGAAAAGGTATTCCTGTATATTTGATCGATCCCAATCCTGAAGAAGAAACTTTAGAATCAGTAAATTACATCAGGAAAAGTGCTTCAGAGGGGATGAAGGAATTTTTAGAGCATGTGCTAAAGACAGTTATATAA
- a CDS encoding ADP-ribosylglycohydrolase family protein produces the protein MMNKPIHSTLFGVAIGDALGVPVEFKSREYLKVNPVVDMMGFMCWNQPPGTWSDDSSLTFCLADSLTYRYDLNSIAKRFVKWYKYGHWAAHGKVFDVGGSTRNSILRLIKGESPKFSGNFFEEDNGNGSLMRIIPLVFYLKDREVKEIFNTVKEVSGITHAHFRSVFSCFIYVQYAIEIAQGKDKIQAYYEMQDKVSAFLSDNEFDTQEVKLFNRILNNNIANLEEDRIGSSGYVLDSLEASIWCLLKEDTFQSTVLKAVNLGGDTDTTAAIAGGLAGLLYGFDAIPQHWINRLARAEDIKNLCDRLERNIHKIKK, from the coding sequence ATGATGAATAAGCCAATACATAGTACATTATTTGGAGTTGCTATTGGAGATGCTTTAGGGGTTCCGGTTGAATTTAAAAGCAGGGAGTATTTAAAAGTAAATCCTGTAGTAGATATGATGGGTTTTATGTGTTGGAATCAACCACCAGGAACCTGGTCTGATGATAGTTCCTTAACATTTTGTTTAGCAGATAGCTTAACTTACCGGTATGATTTAAATTCTATTGCCAAACGTTTTGTGAAATGGTATAAATATGGACATTGGGCAGCTCATGGAAAGGTTTTCGATGTAGGTGGAAGCACCCGTAACTCAATTTTGAGACTTATCAAAGGAGAATCACCTAAGTTTTCAGGAAATTTTTTCGAAGAAGATAATGGAAATGGTTCACTAATGAGAATTATTCCTCTGGTATTTTATCTTAAAGATCGGGAAGTAAAAGAAATTTTTAACACAGTAAAAGAAGTTTCAGGTATTACCCATGCACACTTCAGATCGGTTTTTTCATGCTTTATATATGTGCAGTATGCAATAGAGATAGCACAAGGAAAAGACAAAATTCAGGCATATTATGAAATGCAAGATAAAGTAAGTGCTTTTCTGAGCGATAATGAATTTGATACTCAGGAAGTAAAGCTGTTTAATAGGATTCTAAATAACAATATTGCAAATTTAGAAGAAGACAGAATAGGCTCTTCAGGATATGTCTTAGACAGCCTGGAAGCGTCTATTTGGTGTCTTTTAAAAGAGGATACTTTTCAAAGTACGGTTTTAAAAGCAGTAAATTTAGGTGGTGATACGGATACAACGGCTGCAATTGCCGGAGGGCTGGCCGGGTTACTTTACGGATTTGATGCAATACCTCAACACTGGATAAACCGTTTAGCTAGGGCTGAAGATATTAAAAATCTTTGCGATAGGTTGGAAAGAAACATACATAAAATAAAGAAGTAA
- a CDS encoding macro domain-containing protein — MRLKLMDNKEKIKAINYLKGDATSPQAGGVKIIAHICNDIGGWGKGFVLAISKRWAEPEKSYCLWHRERNKNNFKLGEIELIQVEKYIYVANMIGQRGTKTGSNGVPIRYEAVESCLTKLAQQAKDLQASVHMPRIGCGLAGGKWEMIEPLIINTLIKMDINTYIYDFD; from the coding sequence ATGAGATTAAAACTGATGGATAATAAAGAAAAAATTAAAGCTATTAATTATTTAAAAGGAGATGCTACCTCTCCGCAAGCAGGAGGAGTAAAAATTATAGCACATATTTGTAACGATATCGGGGGCTGGGGGAAAGGATTTGTTTTAGCTATATCTAAAAGATGGGCGGAGCCCGAAAAATCCTATTGCCTATGGCATAGAGAAAGAAATAAGAATAATTTCAAGTTAGGAGAGATAGAGCTTATTCAAGTAGAAAAGTATATTTACGTAGCTAATATGATTGGACAAAGAGGTACAAAAACAGGAAGTAATGGAGTACCCATCCGTTACGAAGCAGTAGAATCTTGTCTTACAAAATTAGCTCAACAGGCAAAAGATTTACAAGCCAGTGTACACATGCCTCGTATAGGTTGTGGATTAGCCGGAGGTAAATGGGAAATGATAGAGCCTTTAATTATAAATACTCTGATTAAAATGGACATTAATACATACATATATGATTTCGATTAA
- a CDS encoding RNA 2'-phosphotransferase, producing MDDIERKNIGKFISLILRHEPKKIDLDLDRNGWADVEELIRKSSIHKIYFTKKELELIVESNDKKRYSFNNDKTKIRANQGHSIPIDMEFEPVEPPEFLFHGTAERFLSSIREQGITKMSRQHVHLSSTKETANKVGARHGKSVVLTIHSGKMYKEGIIFHKSVNGVWLTEYVHPVYIEESSK from the coding sequence ATGGATGATATAGAAAGAAAGAACATAGGCAAATTTATAAGCCTTATCCTTCGTCACGAACCCAAGAAAATAGATTTAGACTTAGATAGAAACGGGTGGGCGGATGTAGAGGAATTAATACGAAAATCAAGCATACATAAAATCTACTTTACTAAAAAAGAATTAGAACTAATTGTAGAATCTAATGATAAAAAAAGATATTCATTTAATAATGATAAAACCAAAATAAGGGCTAATCAGGGACATTCAATCCCTATAGATATGGAATTTGAACCTGTTGAACCTCCGGAATTTTTATTTCATGGAACGGCAGAACGTTTTTTATCCTCAATTAGAGAACAGGGTATTACTAAAATGAGTAGACAGCATGTACATTTAAGCAGTACTAAAGAAACTGCAAATAAAGTCGGGGCAAGACATGGGAAATCTGTAGTATTAACCATACATTCAGGAAAAATGTATAAAGAAGGTATAATATTTCATAAATCAGTGAATGGGGTTTGGTTAACCGAATATGTACATCCCGTTTATATAGAGGAGAGCAGTAAATAA
- a CDS encoding DUF1566 domain-containing protein, whose amino-acid sequence MMKIENILKLTIIFFTPLWLSSLYAQVTIGMDEIPESGALLQIKELKTSGSEANSSKGILLPRVNLVSRTSLVPTLKASEENEGEKQKHTGLVVFNVNVVPNPDASLALEEGVYIWDGTQWKAGKKKNNGQTTNFIVPVFASVYYVDTQQAQIKATVSSNAEWVASVTDDPNNLISLITTSGPSGKTEFLFNLAGINPAKDLNSSATITFTSVTNPQVVETITFDLKQTANGYYFPELNVVFGGGPQASSQSGATTYCANLSPAGTWRVPNLYELASAFAIIKMNGNAPVANYGFVSGNYYWSSTKYNTSFGRTVLFSDGVTTSDQNAGAQAVFNSNTPYRVICVKPIQ is encoded by the coding sequence ATGATGAAAATTGAGAACATTTTAAAGCTAACTATTATCTTTTTTACACCTTTATGGTTATCCTCACTTTATGCACAAGTAACTATAGGGATGGATGAAATTCCTGAATCAGGTGCACTACTACAGATTAAAGAGCTTAAGACCTCAGGAAGTGAAGCAAATTCCAGTAAAGGGATTTTACTTCCCAGAGTCAATTTAGTTTCTAGGACTTCATTAGTTCCTACTTTAAAAGCTTCTGAAGAAAATGAAGGAGAAAAACAAAAGCATACAGGGCTGGTTGTTTTTAATGTGAATGTTGTACCCAATCCAGATGCGTCCTTAGCATTAGAGGAAGGTGTTTATATTTGGGATGGAACCCAGTGGAAAGCCGGTAAAAAAAAGAATAACGGACAGACAACTAATTTTATAGTTCCTGTCTTTGCTTCGGTTTATTATGTAGATACTCAGCAAGCTCAAATAAAAGCTACTGTTTCTTCCAATGCCGAATGGGTTGCAAGTGTAACCGATGACCCCAATAATTTAATTTCATTAATTACAACATCTGGTCCAAGTGGGAAAACTGAGTTCCTATTTAATCTAGCAGGAATAAATCCTGCAAAAGATTTAAATAGCAGTGCTACTATAACTTTTACAAGTGTTACGAACCCACAAGTAGTAGAAACAATTACTTTTGATTTAAAACAAACAGCTAACGGCTATTATTTTCCAGAGCTAAATGTTGTATTTGGCGGAGGGCCTCAGGCTAGTTCACAATCTGGTGCTACAACATATTGTGCAAATCTTAGTCCCGCAGGAACTTGGCGTGTTCCTAACTTATATGAGCTCGCATCTGCTTTTGCAATAATTAAAATGAATGGTAATGCTCCAGTAGCTAATTATGGATTTGTTTCAGGAAATTATTATTGGTCATCAACCAAATATAATACTTCCTTTGGTAGAACGGTTTTATTTTCAGATGGTGTTACTACTTCTGATCAAAATGCGGGTGCTCAGGCAGTTTTTAATAGCAATACTCCTTATAGGGTAATATGCGTAAAACCTATACAATAG
- a CDS encoding ADP-ribosylglycohydrolase family protein has translation MNSINLIERLRGSLIAGTIGDCIGNRYEGSEPGDIIEWDFNWQISDDTQMTLATCEAIYDKKIIKPEEVANSFLNWYNKGRITGVGSATLKALRELQVGGHWALVGRSGEFAAGNGAAMRIAPLAFKNVSENFIIKDICNITHKNDEAYIGALAVYYAIKYAIGGKWCGYSDLIEKIIPLLPDTLIRDKLLEFQKFKNEPLQYLKTVPRPTGYVVDSVPVALFAAQKIHESSLEEIILNLTALGGDTDTVCSICSQIIGALKGTNGIPEHWIEKYKRLYASEIIENLVCNWKF, from the coding sequence ATGAATAGTATAAATTTAATTGAACGTTTGAGAGGCAGCCTGATAGCTGGTACTATAGGAGATTGTATAGGAAACAGATATGAGGGGTCTGAACCTGGAGATATAATTGAATGGGATTTTAATTGGCAAATTTCCGATGACACTCAAATGACTTTGGCAACCTGTGAAGCAATATATGATAAAAAGATAATCAAGCCCGAAGAGGTAGCAAATTCTTTTTTAAACTGGTATAATAAAGGGCGGATAACGGGTGTGGGTTCTGCTACATTGAAAGCTTTACGTGAACTTCAGGTGGGAGGACATTGGGCTTTAGTTGGAAGGTCAGGTGAATTTGCAGCAGGAAACGGAGCTGCAATGAGAATAGCTCCCCTCGCATTTAAAAATGTTTCAGAAAATTTCATCATAAAAGATATTTGTAATATAACACATAAAAATGATGAAGCATATATTGGTGCGCTAGCTGTTTACTATGCTATAAAATATGCTATTGGAGGTAAATGGTGTGGATATTCCGACTTAATAGAAAAGATTATTCCTTTATTACCAGATACTTTAATAAGAGATAAATTACTTGAATTTCAAAAGTTTAAAAATGAACCTTTACAATATTTAAAAACTGTGCCACGACCTACAGGGTATGTTGTAGATTCCGTTCCAGTTGCTTTATTTGCTGCTCAGAAAATACATGAGTCTTCTTTAGAAGAAATAATTTTAAATTTAACAGCCTTAGGCGGAGATACTGATACTGTTTGTTCCATCTGTTCGCAAATTATCGGAGCATTAAAAGGAACTAATGGTATACCAGAACACTGGATAGAAAAATATAAAAGACTATACGCAAGTGAAATTATTGAAAATCTAGTTTGTAATTGGAAATTTTAG
- a CDS encoding O-acetyl-ADP-ribose deacetylase, which yields MGIQIIKGDITRINVDAIVNAANSSLLGGGGVDGAIHRAGGKQILEECQKIRARQGKCNTGEAVYTAAGCLPARYVIHTVGPVWNGGNKNEKDLLRQCYINSLRIADKLELKSVAFPNISTGIYHFPKNEASEIAINTVQYFFKKENKYIETILFVCYDEENEQLYKNKLR from the coding sequence ATGGGAATACAGATTATAAAAGGTGATATAACGCGAATAAATGTTGATGCAATTGTGAATGCAGCCAATTCTTCGCTGTTAGGTGGTGGTGGAGTTGATGGTGCTATACATAGGGCAGGAGGAAAGCAAATTTTAGAAGAATGCCAAAAAATCAGGGCAAGACAAGGTAAATGCAATACAGGAGAAGCTGTTTATACAGCCGCAGGTTGCCTTCCTGCTCGCTATGTTATTCATACAGTAGGACCGGTTTGGAATGGAGGAAATAAAAATGAAAAAGATTTGTTAAGGCAATGTTATATAAATTCACTTAGAATCGCTGATAAATTAGAGCTTAAATCAGTTGCCTTCCCAAATATAAGCACCGGAATATATCACTTTCCTAAAAATGAAGCTTCTGAAATAGCAATTAATACTGTGCAATATTTTTTTAAAAAAGAAAATAAATATATTGAAACAATCCTGTTTGTTTGTTATGACGAGGAAAATGAACAACTGTACAAAAACAAATTAAGATGA